One Misgurnus anguillicaudatus chromosome 19, ASM2758022v2, whole genome shotgun sequence genomic region harbors:
- the spc24 gene encoding kinetochore protein Spc24 codes for MSQNDVFYDDDLEKSGEALIEFIKSSKAESVLRGAREKLQEFFDHHIKTKKTTTDILNGIISFFSSKYWTIFLQHYRFYKHFCLNDLVHAEEVVGQKLVDLEGQKSQMMQEIEEIEHDLQRNLSRSQILDSELEFLQKELERLRDAEQEIQTLQQEVDQDTTEVIPSAIYVAQLYCKVTKIKLEVDTEPHILRGVHYGGDVAVPINIDTSTRSPCEVSDELWSLVNTEW; via the exons ATGTCACAGAATGATGTCTTTTATGACGATGACTTGGAAAAATCAGGGGAAGCATTGATTGAGTTTATAAAGAGCAGTAAAGCAGAGAGTGTGCTGCGAGGAGCACGAGAGAAGCTGCAGGAGTTCTTTGACCATCACATCAAGACCAAGAAGACCACAACTGACATCTTAAATggtattatttcatttttttcttccaAATATTGGACCATATTTTTGCAACATTATAgattttacaaacatttctgTTTAAATGATCTTGTGCATGCGGAGGAGGTGGTCGGCCAGAAGCTGGTAGATTTAGAAGGACAGAAGTCCCAGATGATGCAAGAGATTGAGGAGATCGAACATGACCTGCAGCGAAACCTCTCCAGAAGTCAGATCCTGGACTCAGAGCTGGA GTTTTTACAGAAAGAGCTGGAAAGACTTCGAGATGCTGAGCAGGAGATTCAGACACTGCAGCAGGAAGTGGATCAGGACACAACTGAAGTCATTCCCTCAGCCAT ATATGTTGCCCAACTGTACTGTAAAGTTACCAAGATAAAGCTTGAGGTCGACACAGAGCCACATATACTGCGAGGAG TTCACTATGGCGGAGATGTGGCTGTACCCATCAACATAGATACATCCACCCGTTCACCCTGCGAGGTTAGCGATGAACTATGGAGCCTGGTTAATACAGAGTGGTAG
- the s1pr5a gene encoding sphingosine 1-phosphate receptor 5a, which produces MEASYSASAAVAPSLPPSPGYLLRMFREYQNNAVIMNHYNFTGKLKENKYRDGLKPEAITFLIICLLIVVENAVVLVAIWKNKKFHMPMYYLLGNLTLSDMLAGFTYMVNIVTSGANTLKMTPVLWFLREGGVFITLSASVISLLAIAIERHVTMVRMKPYQGAKRGRMFGLICASWVLSVLLGILPIMGWNCMGNLDSCSTVLPLYAKSFILFCVTLFTLILLSIVVLYVRIFRIVKSNTQRLGCGPQRKGLARKSQKYLALLKTVTIVLGVFIACWLPLFVLLLLDFCCPAQSCQVLFKADYFLGIAMINSLLNPIIYTLTSKDMRRAILRLVCSYCLLTKDGQVKKFGMPFLDCSTSRAELPSHRLEGLETTVSSGNFSPSTIKAIYPRVLKTGT; this is translated from the coding sequence ATGGAAGCTTCGTATTCGGCAAGTGCTGCGGTCGCTCCGTCGTTGCCTCCGTCGCCGGGCTACCTGCTCAGAATGTTTCGGGAATATCAGAACAACGCTGTCATCATGAATCATTACAACTTCACCGGAAAGCTGAAAGAGAACAAGTATCGCGATGGACTTAAACCCGAAGCCATCACGTTTCTCATCATTTGTTTGCTTATAGTGGTTGAAAATGCTGTTGTTCTGGTGGCAatctggaaaaataaaaaatttcacATGCCCATGTACTACTTGTTGGGCAACTTGACGCTCTCTGACATGCTGGCGGGCTTTACCTACATGGTAAACATTGTGACTTCGGGGGCAAACACTCTCAAAATGACTCCAGTCCTGTGGTTTCTCAGGGAAGGTGGTGTTTTTATAACTCTCTCAGCTTCTGTCATAAGCCTCCTCGCCATCGCCATCGAGCGCCATGTGACGATGGTGCGAATGAAGCCCTACCAAGGTGCCAAGCGTGGACGGATGTTCGGTTTGATCTGCGCAAGCTGGGTCTTGTCAGTGCTTCTGGGCATTCTTCCAATCATGGGTTGGAACTGCATGGGAAACCTGGACTCGTGTTCCACCGTCCTGCCTCTTTACGCCAAGAGCTTCATCCTCTTCTGCGTCACCCTGTTCACATTGATCCTTCTGTCCATCGTGGTGCTCTACGTACGCATTTTCCGCATAGTCAAGTCCAACACCCAACGGTTGGGCTGTGGTCCTCAGCGGAAAGGTCTGGCGAGGAAGTCCCAGAAGTATTTGGCTCTGTTGAAGACCGTCACCATCGTTCTTGGTGTCTTCATCGCTTGCTGGCTGCCTCTCTTTGTGCTGCTTCTGTTGGACTTCTGCTGTCCCGCTCAAAGCTGCCAGGTGCTGTTTAAGGCGGATTACTTCCTGGGCATCGCCATGATCAACTCTCTTCTAAATCCCATCATTTACACCCTAACTAGCAAAGACATGCGAAGGGCCATATTGAGGCTGGTTTGCAGCTACTGTCTGCTGACGAAAGATGGACAGGTGAAGAAGTTTGGCATGCCTTTCCTGGACTGTAGCACAAGTAGGGCCGAGCTGCCCTCACACAGGCTCGAAGGCCTGGAGACGACGGTCTCCTCTGGGAACTTTTCACCGTCCACTATAAAAGCCATCTACCCAAGGGTATTAAAGACTGGAACATGA